A single region of the Streptomyces caelestis genome encodes:
- a CDS encoding lytic polysaccharide monooxygenase auxiliary activity family 9 protein has product MLFAVVVGALTWSAPAQAHGTVVGPASRAYQCWKTWGSNHTNPAMQTEDPMCWQAFQANPDTMWNWMSALRDGLGGQFQARTPDGTLCSNNLSRNASLNKPGQWKTTTVGNNFSVHLYDQASHGADYFKVYVSKQGFNPKTQTLGWSNLDFITQTGRFAPAQNITFPVQTSGYTGHHILFVIWQASHLDQAYMWCSDVNFG; this is encoded by the coding sequence ATGCTGTTCGCCGTGGTTGTCGGCGCACTCACCTGGTCGGCCCCCGCCCAGGCTCACGGCACCGTCGTCGGCCCCGCCTCCCGCGCGTACCAGTGCTGGAAGACATGGGGCAGCAACCACACGAACCCGGCCATGCAGACCGAAGACCCCATGTGTTGGCAGGCCTTCCAGGCCAACCCCGACACTATGTGGAACTGGATGAGCGCGCTCCGCGACGGCCTCGGTGGCCAGTTCCAGGCGCGGACCCCCGACGGGACGCTCTGCAGCAACAACCTCTCGAGGAACGCCAGCCTGAACAAGCCCGGGCAGTGGAAGACCACCACCGTCGGCAACAACTTCTCGGTCCACCTGTACGACCAGGCGTCCCACGGTGCCGACTACTTCAAGGTCTACGTGAGCAAGCAGGGCTTCAACCCCAAGACCCAGACCCTGGGCTGGAGCAACCTCGACTTCATCACGCAGACCGGCCGCTTCGCCCCGGCGCAGAACATCACGTTCCCCGTCCAGACCTCCGGCTACACCGGACACCACATCCTGTTCGTGATCTGGCAGGCCTCGCACCTCGACCAGGCCTACATGTGGTGCAGCGACGTGAACTTCGGCTGA
- a CDS encoding cytochrome P450 translates to MTRHQICSEILTLAVAGTETTASVLSWPLYELTRHPDIEARVLAELAQVLAGRPVTFEDVVRIKPRLITTSHRP, encoded by the coding sequence ATGACCAGGCATCAGATCTGCTCCGAGATCCTCACCCTGGCGGTGGCCGGCACCGAAACCACCGCGTCCGTGCTCTCCTGGCCCCTCTACGAGCTCACCCGCCATCCTGACATCGAGGCCCGCGTCCTGGCCGAACTCGCCCAGGTCCTGGCCGGTCGCCCGGTCACCTTTGAGGACGTAGTCAGGATCAAGCCAAGATTGATCACGACATCACACAGACCCTAG
- a CDS encoding transposase family protein, which translates to MPDPRRAEGRRHPLAFILALAACAVLAGAKSLAAITEWAADASPAVLTARASSRSIKRDRPAARRDWGEPAVSLGVQVRVARLSRALTVGSARLCPE; encoded by the coding sequence GTGCCGGATCCCCGACGGGCGGAGGGGCGGCGCCATCCCCTCGCCTTCATCCTCGCGCTCGCCGCGTGCGCAGTTCTGGCCGGTGCGAAATCCCTCGCCGCGATCACGGAGTGGGCCGCCGACGCATCACCCGCCGTACTCACCGCCAGGGCTTCCTCGCGGTCGATCAAACGTGATCGGCCGGCTGCCAGACGCGACTGGGGCGAGCCGGCGGTGTCGCTCGGTGTGCAGGTGCGGGTGGCCCGGCTGTCTCGGGCCCTGACGGTCGGAAGCGCGCGTCTGTGCCCTGAGTGA
- a CDS encoding ISL3 family transposase — translation MEEVVLRLKELLLPSIADIAVLSVDVSIEIVRVDAQGTATGAVCSGCGSWSTRVHSSYLRFPADVPSAGRRVVLQLRVRRFRCRNTKCPRRTFAEQIPGLTRRYGQRTERLYSALAAVGLALAGRAGARLAALLGVSVSRSTVLRLVDALPEPEVPAPRVVGVDEYATRKGRHYGTVLVDVETRRPIDLLPDREASSLAAWLAKRPSIEVICRDRAPFFAEGASSGAPQAVQVADRWHLWHNLSEAAERSVAQHRRCLHALTPAAPQPEHEAAPSASPWPRGHRFADRARDRHAAVHALLKAGHSRRSVQRQLGMTWRTVKQLADAATPEKLFTGQWQNRPSVLDDHKSHLDDRWNEGCTNAWKLWEEIVPLGYKGSHQRVRAYLHEKRTARRAVTARPPSVLTRTRRGPWGRRPEGRWPRSRRTGCPRRRARRDAAASLRTPTSARTRP, via the coding sequence GTGGAAGAGGTCGTGCTTAGGCTGAAGGAGCTGTTGTTGCCGTCGATCGCGGACATCGCGGTGCTGTCGGTGGACGTGAGCATCGAGATAGTGCGGGTCGATGCGCAAGGCACCGCGACTGGGGCTGTCTGTTCCGGGTGTGGGTCTTGGTCGACCCGAGTCCACAGCTCCTACCTGCGCTTTCCCGCCGACGTACCGAGCGCAGGACGACGCGTCGTACTCCAGTTACGAGTTCGGCGGTTCCGGTGCCGGAACACCAAGTGCCCACGTCGGACCTTCGCGGAGCAGATACCCGGCCTGACCCGCAGGTACGGCCAGCGCACCGAACGGCTGTATTCGGCCCTGGCCGCAGTCGGCCTCGCCCTGGCCGGCCGGGCCGGCGCCCGGCTGGCTGCTCTCCTTGGCGTGTCCGTCAGCCGAAGCACGGTCCTGCGCCTCGTCGACGCGCTGCCTGAACCGGAGGTGCCCGCACCGCGAGTGGTAGGTGTCGACGAATACGCCACCCGCAAAGGCCGCCACTACGGCACCGTCCTGGTGGACGTCGAAACCCGCCGTCCGATCGACCTGCTTCCGGACCGGGAGGCATCCAGCCTGGCCGCCTGGCTCGCCAAGCGGCCCAGCATCGAGGTCATCTGCCGCGATCGCGCGCCGTTCTTCGCAGAAGGTGCCTCCTCCGGAGCGCCGCAGGCGGTCCAGGTCGCAGACAGATGGCACCTCTGGCACAACCTGAGCGAGGCCGCTGAGCGGAGCGTCGCCCAGCACCGCCGCTGCCTGCACGCCCTGACGCCCGCAGCGCCACAACCTGAACACGAGGCCGCCCCGTCCGCGTCGCCTTGGCCACGAGGACATCGGTTCGCCGACCGGGCGAGGGACCGGCACGCCGCCGTCCATGCCCTGCTGAAGGCAGGACACAGCCGACGCTCGGTCCAGCGACAGCTCGGAATGACCTGGCGCACCGTCAAGCAGCTCGCCGACGCAGCGACACCCGAGAAACTGTTCACCGGGCAGTGGCAGAACCGGCCCTCGGTCCTAGATGACCACAAGTCCCACCTGGACGACCGTTGGAACGAGGGCTGCACCAACGCGTGGAAGCTGTGGGAGGAGATAGTGCCACTCGGCTACAAGGGCAGCCACCAGCGCGTTCGCGCCTACCTGCACGAAAAGCGCACCGCACGACGGGCGGTGACCGCCCGGCCGCCCTCTGTCCTGACGCGAACTCGGAGAGGGCCTTGGGGGCGTCGTCCAGAGGGTAGGTGGCCGCGATCTCGACGGACAGGGTGCCCGCGGCGGCGCGCTCGGCGAGATGCTGCAGCTTCCCTTCGGACGCCGACATCCGCACGTACACGGCCGTGA
- a CDS encoding MFS transporter, whose product MVSGAWGAFWGTWAALLPAVLERADATPGELGLVLTAVPLGAMPAMGLAGRIAVGREHRALLLSTAALAVGIMALSGISGLGGLGTALFLVGATSGALDVCLNAATARAERVSGRPLFQAVHAAFPVAVITAAPLTGLARQSGMSIRVVLLLCAAALLGSVLPLLKPAAKDQAQRRAGLGGPTVPHWRSAWLWGAAIGTLGGCMLVVENAVEHWSVLLMEEDKAAPVVLASAAPAVYMSALTVSRLVVQRLPRLRTRDLTVLAAVGGCGGFVFAALAPTAALSLAGFAASGFAFGPLMPALLSHAGKQDASGYTVSVVSAVSYGAFLVSPLLVGSLTNWMSLPSALSCLAFMAVPLLGAAVATRVRPGWRQPRLHPEPVQGSPT is encoded by the coding sequence GTGGTCAGCGGAGCGTGGGGGGCCTTCTGGGGCACCTGGGCGGCGCTGCTTCCCGCTGTGCTAGAGCGCGCCGACGCCACTCCTGGCGAACTAGGCCTTGTCCTCACCGCAGTCCCTCTGGGAGCGATGCCCGCGATGGGGCTGGCCGGCAGGATCGCCGTCGGCCGTGAGCACCGGGCGTTGCTCCTCAGCACCGCCGCCCTGGCCGTCGGCATCATGGCGCTGAGCGGGATCAGCGGTCTCGGCGGACTCGGTACCGCGCTCTTTCTGGTGGGTGCCACCAGCGGAGCGCTGGACGTATGCCTCAATGCGGCGACAGCACGCGCCGAACGTGTCAGCGGCCGCCCGCTGTTCCAAGCCGTGCATGCCGCCTTTCCGGTGGCCGTGATCACAGCGGCCCCTCTGACGGGGCTGGCCCGGCAGTCAGGCATGAGCATCCGCGTCGTGCTCCTCCTGTGCGCGGCCGCCCTGCTCGGTTCCGTACTGCCCCTCTTGAAACCGGCGGCCAAGGATCAGGCGCAGCGCCGTGCCGGCCTCGGGGGCCCCACGGTGCCGCACTGGCGGTCGGCCTGGCTCTGGGGCGCCGCGATCGGGACGCTGGGTGGGTGCATGCTCGTCGTGGAAAACGCCGTCGAGCATTGGTCGGTGCTTTTGATGGAGGAGGACAAGGCCGCTCCTGTCGTACTGGCGAGCGCCGCTCCGGCCGTGTACATGTCGGCGCTGACGGTCTCGCGGCTGGTGGTGCAACGGTTGCCGCGGCTGCGCACTCGCGATCTCACCGTGCTCGCCGCGGTGGGCGGGTGCGGGGGCTTCGTCTTTGCCGCTCTCGCCCCCACGGCCGCGTTGTCCCTCGCCGGGTTCGCCGCCTCAGGTTTCGCCTTCGGTCCTTTGATGCCAGCGCTGCTCAGCCATGCCGGGAAGCAGGACGCGAGCGGTTACACGGTCTCGGTGGTCTCGGCGGTCTCGTACGGCGCCTTCCTGGTCAGTCCGCTGCTCGTGGGCTCCCTCACCAACTGGATGTCACTGCCGAGCGCCCTGTCCTGTCTGGCCTTCATGGCGGTCCCGTTGCTCGGTGCTGCGGTGGCGACACGCGTACGGCCCGGTTGGCGACAGCCACGCCTACATCCAGAACCGGTGCAGGGGAGCCCGACATGA
- a CDS encoding RHS repeat-associated core domain-containing protein has product MSVTTSGTAGGTREYTYNKDTPTCGGFEGQRCTAKDGNSKVTSFEYDAKGNLKTVTLPAPLGKTEYTYDALGRVETVIDGRGIKTVYTYDNRDRVTKVSSTNATVTYSYDGNVKTRTDASGTTDWDYDKLNRESIRTLQNGAQTALAYTPGGDVDYYTDPTGKTDYTWDKAGRLDYLTAPDGKKTDFDYNKNDKRTKTVYPRGTTQAVGIDDNGRPEAIKATSGSTTDRPGLQLQEHRGQGHHQDPHPHRQPHQEQNHLRLRLPGPPALRPGSRLRGRAQSVVAVLLGQGRQPYLPGRHQERLPRRHHLHLQRRERTDRQERHHHGLVLRQARQRNRRRERHRPHEGDVDGLQPTVRHHRGRQVLRPGPRRHDQLRAHQAGFDLVPPHRTRPGLHDDQRHRHRIHPRTGGHAELHDDWGKVLLLPHRRHRQRPRPRRRHRQAHPHLRLRPHRPAPRATPTEVVPQPYRYSGAYLDPTGLYKMGHRYYDPTLGRFTQPDPSGEESNPYLYADGDPINNTDPTGLFDLGGTLAAAGASIAATVAVTLVAGPVAGAAVGGCVGGAVGESVAGGSLTDSAKSCAVWGAVGAVGGTALKVLPKI; this is encoded by the coding sequence ATGTCGGTGACCACCTCGGGCACGGCCGGCGGGACACGCGAGTACACCTACAACAAGGACACCCCGACCTGCGGCGGCTTCGAAGGCCAGCGCTGCACCGCCAAGGACGGCAACAGCAAAGTCACTTCCTTCGAGTACGACGCCAAGGGCAACCTCAAGACGGTCACCCTGCCGGCGCCGCTGGGTAAAACGGAGTACACCTATGACGCACTCGGCCGGGTGGAGACCGTCATCGACGGACGCGGCATCAAGACCGTCTACACATACGACAACCGCGACCGCGTGACGAAGGTGTCCTCCACCAACGCCACGGTCACCTACTCCTACGACGGCAACGTCAAGACCCGCACCGACGCCTCCGGCACCACAGACTGGGACTACGACAAGCTCAACCGCGAAAGCATCCGCACCCTGCAGAACGGCGCCCAGACCGCCCTCGCCTACACCCCGGGCGGCGACGTCGACTACTACACCGACCCGACCGGCAAGACCGACTACACCTGGGACAAAGCCGGCCGCCTCGACTACCTGACCGCCCCGGACGGCAAGAAGACCGACTTCGACTACAACAAAAACGACAAGCGCACCAAGACCGTCTACCCCCGCGGCACCACCCAAGCCGTCGGCATCGACGACAACGGCCGCCCCGAAGCCATCAAAGCCACCTCGGGCTCGACCACTGATCGACCTGGCCTACAGCTACAAGAACACCGCGGGCAAGGACACCACCAAGATCCGCACCCGCACCGACAACCTCACCAAGAACAAAACCACCTACGACTACGACTCCCAGGGCCGCCTGCGCTACGCCCTGGAAGCCGACTCCGCGGGCGCGCGCAAAGCGTCGTGGCTGTACTGCTGGGACAAGGCCGGCAACCTTACCTCCCAGGACGGCACCAAGAACGCCTGCCCCGGCGGCACCACCTACACCTACAACGACGCGAGCGAACTGACCGGCAAGAACGGCACCACCACGGGCTGGTCCTACGACAAGCTCGGCAACGAAACCGCCGGCGCGAGCGCCACCGCCCGCACGAAGGAGACGTGGACGGACTACAGCCAACCGTCCGGCATCACCGCGGGCGGCAAGTCCTACGACCTGGTCCACGCAGGCACGACCAACTCCGAGCGCACCAAGCTGGGTTCGACCTGGTTCCACCACACCGCACTCGGCCTGGCCTCCACGACGACCAACGGCATCGACACCGGATTCATCCGCGAACCGGCGGGCACGCTGAACTCCATGACGACTGGGGGAAAGTCCTACTACTACCTCACCGACGCCACCGGCAACGTCCTCGGCCTCGTCGACGACACCGGCAAGCGCACCCACACCTACGCCTACGGCCCCACCGGCCTGCCCCGCGGGCCACGCCCACGGAGGTAGTGCCCCAGCCGTACCGCTACAGCGGCGCCTACCTGGATCCGACGGGCCTGTACAAGATGGGCCACCGCTACTACGACCCCACCCTCGGCCGCTTCACCCAACCCGACCCCTCCGGCGAGGAGAGCAATCCCTACCTCTACGCCGATGGCGACCCCATCAACAACACAGATCCCACCGGCCTATTCGATCTCGGGGGCACGCTGGCTGCGGCAGGTGCCAGCATCGCTGCCACCGTGGCCGTCACGCTGGTAGCAGGGCCGGTGGCTGGTGCAGCTGTCGGTGGCTGCGTAGGCGGTGCTGTTGGTGAGAGTGTGGCCGGCGGTTCTCTCACCGACTCCGCCAAGTCCTGTGCTGTATGGGGAGCAGTGGGCGCCGTCGGCGGCACTGCGCTGAAGGTCCTGCCAAAGATTTGA
- a CDS encoding AAA family ATPase — translation MDHAEVLLIGGRAGVGKTTVGWEVSALLRAAAVSHAVIDGDFMGQVHPAPEGDPHRSEITESNLTAVWANFARRGYRRLIYTNTLSVLPETTGMFQRAMGTGVRIVRVLLTASDATTRERLVRRELGSELEQELEGSARKARLLDQHLPADAVRVVTDGRAVVDIAREVVAATGWSGQHSATRP, via the coding sequence ATGGATCACGCGGAAGTGTTACTCATCGGCGGACGGGCTGGAGTTGGCAAGACGACGGTGGGATGGGAGGTTTCGGCGTTGCTACGGGCTGCGGCGGTCTCTCACGCGGTCATCGACGGTGACTTCATGGGGCAGGTGCATCCGGCGCCTGAGGGAGACCCTCACCGTTCGGAGATCACCGAGAGCAACCTGACCGCCGTGTGGGCCAACTTCGCCCGGCGCGGCTACCGCCGACTGATCTATACGAACACTCTCAGTGTGCTGCCCGAGACGACCGGTATGTTCCAGCGGGCCATGGGGACGGGGGTGCGGATCGTGCGGGTCCTTCTCACCGCCTCCGATGCCACCACCCGCGAGCGGCTGGTGCGCCGGGAACTTGGCTCGGAGCTGGAGCAGGAGCTGGAAGGCAGTGCCCGCAAGGCGCGGTTGTTGGACCAGCACCTCCCCGCGGATGCGGTGCGGGTGGTGACGGACGGGAGGGCTGTCGTGGACATCGCGCGTGAGGTGGTGGCCGCCACCGGCTGGTCTGGACAGCACTCCGCGACCAGGCCGTGA
- a CDS encoding Tn3 family transposase has product MRTAFICDYLSDADLRPEINDGLQVVENWNSANHCLFKGRRPDRLHKEAQEVSMLALHLLQSALVHVNILLPQDILSEEKRQMRLTGADRRALSPLFWTHVTPTAGSSWT; this is encoded by the coding sequence GTGCGTACGGCGTTCATATGCGACTACCTCTCCGACGCCGACCTGCGGCCCGAGATCAATGACGGACTCCAGGTCGTGGAGAACTGGAACTCCGCCAACCACTGCCTGTTCAAAGGACGGCGACCTGACCGGCTCCACAAGGAGGCCCAGGAGGTCTCCATGCTCGCCCTGCATCTGCTCCAGTCCGCGCTGGTGCACGTCAACATCCTGCTCCCGCAGGACATCCTGAGCGAGGAGAAGCGGCAAATGAGGCTCACCGGCGCGGACCGGCGGGCCCTGTCCCCGCTGTTCTGGACCCACGTGACCCCTACGGCCGGTTCGAGCTGGACATAA